From Elephas maximus indicus isolate mEleMax1 chromosome 1, mEleMax1 primary haplotype, whole genome shotgun sequence, a single genomic window includes:
- the LOC126063121 gene encoding olfactory receptor 2W1-like, producing MINKSYFGGFILLGFSGQPQLETIISGVVFFFYTIALTGNTAIILLPLLDERLQTPMYFFLRNLAILDLCYTTNIVPQMLVNVWGKDKKITFGGCACQLFTDVALCTVECILLAVMSYDRFNAVYKPLHYMTIMNPQLCQGLVAMTWGIGITNCMILSPYAMSLPRCGNHCLDHYFCEISAMLKIAYVDTTAMEETLFALSFFIFLAPLLLILVSYGFIVIAVLKIKSVTGRQKAFGTCSSHLIVVSIFYGTVIYMYIQPGNSPTQYEGKLLSIFYSVVTPSLNPLIYTLRNKEIKGAVKRLTGKEKVSVETAGH from the coding sequence atgatCAATAAAAGTTACTTTGGTGGATTTATACTCCTTGGATTCTCTGGACAGCCTCAGCTGGAGACGATCATCTCTGgggttgtctttttcttctaCACCATAGCCTTGACAGGAAATACAGCCATCATCCTCCTGCCATTATTGGATGAACGCCTCCaaacccccatgtactttttcctcagaaATCTGGCCATCTTAGATCTCTGTTATACCACAAATATAGTCCCACAGATGTTGGTCAACGTCTGGGGTAAAGACAAGAAAATAACCTTTGGTGGCTGTGCCTGTCAACTTTTCACTGATGTGGCACTATGCACAGTTGAATGTATACTTCTAGCTGTGATGTCTTATGACAGGTTCAATGCTGTCTACAAACCTCTACACTATATGACCATAATGAACCCCCAGCTCTGTCAAGGCCTGGTGGCCATGACTTGGGGAATTGGGATTACTAATTGCATGATCCTTTCCCCTTATGCCATGAGCCTCCCTCGTTGTGGAAACCACTGCCTGGATCATTATTTTTGTGAAATCTCTGCGATGCTCAAGATTGCATATGTAGACACCACAGCCATGGAGGAAACTTTATTTGCATtgagtttttttattttccttgcacCACTTCTTCTTATTCTAGTTTCATATGGCTTCATTGTTATAGCTGTACTCAAAATTAAATCTGTAACAGGAAGAcaaaaagcttttggaacctgTTCTTCCCATCTCATTGTGGTATCCATCTTCTATGGGACTGTTATCTACATGTACATACAACCAGGAAACAGTCCAACTCAGTATGAGGGTAAACTTCTCAGTATCTTTTATTCTGTTGTAACTCCCAGCTTAAACCCACTGATCTATACACTAAGGAATAAGGAGATCAAGGGAGCAGTAAAGAGGctaactggaaaagaaaaagtttcTGTAGAAACAGCAGGACACTAA